A region of Osmerus eperlanus chromosome 9, fOsmEpe2.1, whole genome shotgun sequence DNA encodes the following proteins:
- the si:dkey-157l19.2 gene encoding uncharacterized protein KIAA1522 isoform X1, producing the protein MSARGSVGELIPQDMAEVFAQERSTRGGRRKKRRGSLGRAFSWLKGKKKKELGCNSLDTHPGGTNAARPPPTLPLGHAAVRKQEVEVRLVPPPFQENVFLEGSRPKYLEDLHSEAREGLKLLQQEESDNGVDFKDDQSISVSSTVTVQQSEYCSYSERSAVESDSTIPDSESIVSTRSSVSTRSSRSGLTRQASTFGPLSSGNKPGKAKARRRHRRTTVMGIPQHVQKELGLDRAAWAAQVLEEDARLHNGDGPHPAGPQEGARDQALQTISENQARGGPHDDLALLQPTGPQISALQRPKSVAIPWLTTASSLAQHPPSPVMSISPQATYLSKIIPNAVLPPSIDVVEISRGRSRNSVRTVSKSSLLLASPASSRASSRASSQASTLSSASRYNQPTFSDSSGWSRSESSETLVSDSSTISSSTARQGQSHGEGASPETSPDQVSVRSSFSKASRITTSTNGKARTRGEESKQEGNIIRSMSVIKSKRAPPPPSRSYSLHKDKMKRRSRDLAEVRVVVESPPHLSPGQGGEARSGYTADTSSLEESSVSASPLKPQNKIPNDDVAEPEPASTDSSSQTQASKENGLKTTVSPSSGYSSQGGTPTLLARQTHSVSPKHKKGFLAKLQNIFPGASPSPHHAQPATADTSKPVQADPAPPVGCVTPTPSVLALRGLFDIPPQPRVHAPPAPPPEVWVHNKCSFELLLGPPAPTDTYAALRKNPKDRRAQKQSGSKEASLKSLSAERRDGEQPPAQQTVAVLKRVSDAVESKVLEGHEKEQSSLMISSSGTAMFESGKFQGSLIVQATENSSSVVHEEENERLNQMESTEKKGNATVAWGDEQQNVKGSFRINGTSVRLVAEGLTTSQKAETKTALQTTNQAQVVKTASPPKSDTLCVCAHAVARVSPSPPPAHLPPLPPTKQTTPASHLNHAPPEPLVSPTGELSWPLPPPLLDALIQPPHSVHDDSDFPPPPPPFSPSQVGLDVTEQIPPIEESQGEKHLIIPPPDLSKQCDSVKEPVPKLDPSSPSVTAVNGPALESSAVTTKVRSQSIPPPPPYAAPLPPPPKEALASAESKLSSPQSIPPPPQSIPPPPQSIPPPPQSIPPPPQSIPPPSQVVLTSPQPQEPAKISAQDAAPSTERVTVPSPPKVIPPPPESTLTPPQSTPSPPPLKDSQTPTQEATSPPQPETLQPPSQKTTTPFTPPAPATPLIPPAPPIPVKVPANVPHQPSVVSIERGGQELKSQSETSPPVSSPEGALPVVTPSLLQMIRLRSVKNPPSQTQDQTPIQTQDQTQDPTPIQTQDPTPIQTQEQTPIQTQDQTQDPTPIQTQDQTQDQTQTSASGTATQSSNSVSNPAFTSHEAPQKPIRRSLIMISPPPVDASPPAVLTSQPSTVQSHSNTPVLNLPPTSTTLTSPTKKSPPATTTTPSMRLQEAIRLRTAARTAKDSCPSRLSMHSPASPPGADLHKSPSASASFVFSKSTKKVVMDPSSSQVATANFNNKLVAQLPPVSGPSKATEVQKRGLKVPPPVAKKPQAKAGEAEAGEAEAGEAEAGEAEAGEAEAGESEAGESEAGESEAGVNIEHVQTAGQQAQSDNIKGSEGAPSGTTA; encoded by the exons ATGTCGGCCCGGGGCTCAGTGGGGGAGCTGATTCCCCAGGACATGGCGGAGGTGTTTGCCCAAGAGCGGAGCACCAGAGGGGGCCGGAGGAAGAAGCGTCGGGGCTCCCTGGGCCGGGCCTTCAGCTGGCTCAAaggcaagaagaagaaggagctgGGCTGCAACAGCCTGGACACACATCCTGGAGGGACCAACGCAGCCAGGCCGCCGCCTACACTGCCACTCGGCCACG CAGCAGTAAGGaagcaggaggtggaggtgaggctggtgcCCCCACCCTTCCAGGAGAACGTGTTCCTGGAAGGCAGCAGGCCCAAGTACCTGGAGGACCTTCACTCAGAGGCACGCGAGGGGCTCAAGCTGCTGCAGCAGGAAG AATCCGACAATGGAGTGGACTTCAAGGATGACCAAAGTATCAGTGTCAGT TCAACAGTGAcagtgcagcagagtgagtaTTGCAGCTACAGTGAAAGGAGTGCCGTGGAATCAGACAGCACCATCCCAGACTCCGAGTCCATTGTCTCCACACGATCCTCGGTTTCCACCCGCTCCTCACGTTCAGGGCTAACCCGACAAG CATCTACATTTGGGCCCCTGAGCTCAGGGAACAAGCCTGGGAAAGCTAAAGctaggaggagacacaggaggaCCACCGTGATGGGGATACCACAGCATGTCCAGAAGGAACTAG GCCTGGACAGAGCAGCCTGGGCAGCACAGGTGTTGGAGGAGGACGCTCGTCTCCACAATGGAGACGGTCCTCATCCAGcaggtccacaggagggcgccagAGACCAGGCCCTCCAGACGATCAGTGAGAACCAGGCCAGGGGGGGACCCCACGATGACCTGGCCCTTCtgcagcccacaggcccccagaTCTCTGCCTTGCAAAGGCCCAAGTCTGTGGCCATCCCCTGGTTGACCACGGCCAGCAGCCTGGCCCAGCATCCTCCCAGCCCCGTTATGTCCATCTCCCCTCAGGCCACTTATCTGTCCAAGATCATCCCCAACGCTGTGCTCCCACCCTCCATAGATGTGGTGGAGATCAGTCGGGGGCGTAGCCGGAACAGTGTGCGCACTGTCAGCAAGAGCAGCCTGCTTTTGGccagccccgcctcctccagggcctcctccagggcctcctcccaggcctccactctctcctccgcctcccgcTACAACCAACCAACATTTTCAGACAGCTCAGGGTGGAGTCGTTCAGAATCATCAGAGACCCTGGTGTCAGactcctccaccatctccagCAGCACGGCCAGGCAGGGGCAGTCCCACGGGGAGGGAGCGTCTCCAGAAACCTCCCCTGACCAAGTCAGTGTCCGATCATCCTTTAGCAAGGCCTCCAGGATCACCACATCCACCAATGGCAAGGCAAGgaccagaggggaggagagcaagcAGGAGGGGAACATTATCCGGAGTATGTCTGTAATAAAGTCcaagagagcccccccccctccgagtCGCTCGTACTCCCTACACAAGGACAAGATGAAGAGGCGCTCGCGGGACCTGGCAGaggtcagggtggtggtggagtctcctcctcatctcagcccagggcagggtggggaggCCAGGTCTGGCTACACTGCAGACACCAGCTCTCTCGAGGAGTCCTCTGTGTCAGCCAGCCCACTCAAGCCTCAAAACAAAATCCCAAATGACGATGTTGCAGAGCCTGAGCCTGCATCCACAGACTCCTCTTCTCAGACTCAAGCCTCCAAGGAGAACGGCCTGAAGaccactgtctctccctccagtgGCTACTCCAGCCAGGGGGGCACGCCCACCCTCCTGGCCAGACAAACCCACAGCGTCTCCCCTAAGCACAAGAAAGGATTCCTGGCCAAACTGCAGAATATTTTCCCTGGGGCATCTCCTTCACCTCACCATGCACAACCTGCAACCGCTGACACCTCCAAGCCTGTCCAGGCTGACCCCGCCCCTCCAGTGGGATGTGTCACTCCCACTCCCTCGGTTCTGGCCCTCAGAGGACTGTTTGATATACCACCCCAACCCAGGGTCcacgcccccccagcccctccacctgaGGTGTGGGTGCATAACAAGTGCAGCTTTGAGCTCCTGCTGGGGCCCCCGGCCCCCACAGACACGTACGCAGCCTTGAGGAAGAACCCCAAGGACAGACGGGCGCAGAAACAGTCTGGTTCTAAAGAAGCTTCACTGAAGAGTTTGTCAgcggagagaagagatggagaacagccaccagcacagcagaccGTAGCCGTGCTAAAGAGGGTTTCAGATGCAGTGGAGAGCAAGGTTCTAGAAGGTCATGAGAAGGAACAGTCATCCTTGATGATATCAAGCAGTGGAACCGCTATGTTTGAGTCAGGAAAGTTTCAGGGAAGTTTAATAGTCCAGGCTACTGAAAATTCAAGTTCAGTGGTTCACGAAGAGGAAAATGAACGTCTAAATCAGATGGAGTCtacagagaagaaagggaatGCCACAGTAGCATGGGGAGATGAACAACAGAATGTCAAAGGAAGTTTTCGAATAAACGGAACGTCAGTCAGATTAGTAGCAGAAGGTCTAACAACGTCACAGAAAGCTGAGACTAAGACTGCCTTACAGACTACAAATCAAGCCCAGGTGGTGAAGACTGCGTCACCACCTAAAAGTgacacgttgtgtgtgtgtgcccatgcagTAGCACgtgtgtctccctccccccccccggcacACCTCCCCCCCTTGCCGCCCACCAAACAGACCACACCTGCGTCCCACCTCAACCATGCCCCCCCAGAACCCCTTGTTTCCCCCACAGGGGAGTTGTcatggcccctcccccctcccctactgGATGCACTCATCCAGCCCCCCCACAGTGTCCATGATGACAGCGATTTCCCCCCTCCGCCACCCCCATTTTCTCCAAGCCAGGTTGGGCTGGATGTGACAGAACAGATTCCCCCTATTGAAGAGTCACAAGGTGAAAAACACCTGATCATCCCCCCCCCAGATCTCTCCAAGCAGTGTGATTCAGTGAAAGAACCTGTTCCAAAGCTTGATCCTTCAAGCCCTTCTGTCACAGCTGTAAATGGTCCTGCTCTGGAGTCTTCAGCAGTGACGACCAAGGTTCGGTCCCAGAGCATCCCGCCCCCACCTCCCTATGCagcccccctacccccacctcccAAAGAGGCCCTAGCGTCAGCCGAGAGCAAACTCAGTTCACCTCAAAgcattcctcctccacctcaaagcattcctcctccacctcaaagcattcctcctccacctcaaagcattcctcctccacctcaaagcattcctcctccatctcaggTAGTTCTGACCTCACCACAACCCCAAGAACCTGCAAAGATCTCAGCCCAGGATGCTGCTCCTTCAACTGAGAGGGTTACGGTGCCCTCGCCCCCCAAAGTGATCCCACCTCCACCTGAGAGCACTCTTACCCCACCCCAGAGCaccccttctccacctcccctaaAAGACTCCCAGACACCCACTCAGGAGGCCACCTCACCACCCCAACCAGAGACCCTCCAACCTCCATCTCAGAAGACTACCACACCATTTACTCCACCAGCTCCTGCCACCCCCCTTATTCCCCCAGCACCCCCAATCCCTGTGAAGGTGCCTGCTAATGTCCCACACCAACCCAGTGTGGTGAGCATAGAGAGAGGGGGCCAGGAGCTGAAGTCCCAAAGCGAGACCTCCCCACCAGTGTCCTCTCCTGAGGGAGCCCTTCCTGTtgtcaccccctcccttctGCAGATGATCAGGCTCAGGTCTGTCAAAAACCCTCCTtcacagacccaggaccagactccaatccagacccaggaccagacccaggacccgACTCCAATCCAGACCCAGGACCCGACTCCAATCCAGACCCAGGAACAGACCCCaatccagacccaggaccagacccaggacccgACTCCaatccagacccaggaccagacccaggaccagacccagacATCGGCCTCTGGCACAGCCACCCAATCCTCCAACAGTGTTTCAAATCCAGCCTTCACCAGCCATGAGGCCCCCCAGAAGCCTATACGCAGATCACTAATCatgatctctcctcctcctgtagaTGCATCCCCACCTGCTGTCCTCACCTCACAACCATCTACCGTGCAGTCCCATTCCAACACACCAGTACTGAATCTTCCCCCAACCTCAACCACTCTTACTTCCCCAACCAAAAAATCCCCCCCTGCCACGACCACCACCCCCTCTATGAGGCTGCAAGAAGCTATCCGCTTGAGAACAGCAGCCAGAACAGCTAAAGACAGCTGCCCCTCTCGCTTGAGCATGCACTCCCCAGCTTCCCCACCGGGGGCAGACCTCCACAAGTCTCCTTCCGCCAGCGCCAGCTTCGTCTTTTCCAAGAGTACAAAGAAGGTGGTGATGGACCCTTCCTCCTCACAAGTAGCCACGGCCAACTTCAACAACAAGCTGGTAGCACAGCTGCCGCCTGTGTCCGGTCCCAGTAAGGCAACAGAAGTTCAGAAGAGAGGGCTCAAAGTGCCTCCACCGGTGGCCAAGAAACCACAGGCCAAGGCtggtgaggctgaggctggtgaGGCTGAGGCCGGTGAGGCTGAGGCCGGTGAGGCTGAGGCCGGTGAGGCTGAGGCCGGTGAGTCCGAGGCCGGTGAGTCCGAGGCCGGTGAGTCCGAGGCCGGTGTGAACATTGAGCATGTGCAAACTGCTGGACAGCAAGCACAGTCAGACAACATTAAGG GTTCTGAAGGGGCCCCCAGTGGAACAACAGCATGA